In a genomic window of Equus przewalskii isolate Varuska chromosome 4, EquPr2, whole genome shotgun sequence:
- the FASTK gene encoding fas-activated serine/threonine kinase isoform X4, whose translation MLRVLLSAQASAARLSGLLLLPPVQPCYLGPSKWGDRPPGGGPHAGPVQGLQRLLEQARSPGELLRWLGQNPTKVRPHHYPVALRRLGQLLGSRPQPPPVEQATLQDLSQLIIRNCPSFDIHTIHVCLHLAVLLGFPSDGPLVCALEQERRFRLPPKPPPPLQPVLRGGQRLEAALSCPRFLRYPRQHLIRSLAEARPEELTPHVMVLLAQHLARHRLREPQLLEAIAHFLVVQEAQLNSKVVQKLVLPFGRLNYLPLEQQFMPCLERILAREAGLAPLATVNILMSLCQLRCLPFRALHFVFSPGFINHISGTPHALIVRRYLSLLDTAVELELPGYRGPRLPRRQQVPIFPQPLITDRARCKYSHKDIVAEGLRQLLGEEKYRQDLTVPPGYCTDFLLCVSSSGAVLPVRTQDPFLPYPPRSCLQGQAAPQPTTRDPAQRVVLMLRERWHFCRDGRVLLGSRALRERHLGLMGYQLLPLPFEELESQRGLPQLKSYLRQKLQALGLHWGPEGG comes from the exons ATGCTTCGAGTCCTGCTCTCTGCCCAGGCCTCCGCTGCTCGGCTGTCTGGCCTGCTGCTGCTCCCGCCAGTACAGCCCTGCTATCTGGGGCCCAGCAAGTGGGGGGAccggcctcctggaggaggcccCCATGCAGGCCCTGTGCAGGGGCTGCAGCGGCTTCTGGAACAGGCGAGGAGCCCTGGGGAGCTGCTACGCTGGCTGGGCCAGAACCCCACCAAGGTGCGCCCCCACCACTACCCGGTGGCACTCCGTCGTCTGGGCCAGCTCTTGGGGTCTCGGCCACAGCCCCCTCCTGTGGAGCAGGCCACACTGCAGGACTTGAGTCAGCTCATCATCCGAAACTGCCCCTCCTTTGACATTCACACCATCCACGTGTGTCTGCACCTTGCAGTCTTACTTG GCTTCCCGTCAGATGGCCCTCTGGTGTGTGCCCTGGAGCAGGAGCGAAGGTTCCGCCTCCCTCCGAAGCCTCCTCCCCCTCTGCAACCTGTCCTTCGTGGTGGGCAAAGGTTGGAAGCTGCTTTGAGCTGCCCTCGTTTCCTGCGTTATCCACGGCAGCACCTCATCCGCAGCCTGGCAG AGGCCAGGCCAGAAGAACTGACTCCTCACGTGATGGTGCTCCTGGCCCAGCACCTGGCCCGGCACCGGTTGCGGGAGCCCCAGCTTCTGGAAGCCATTGCGCACTTCCTGGTGGTCCAGGAAGCCCAGCTCAACAGCAAG GTGGTACAGAAGTTGGTCCTGCCCTTTGGGCGGCTGAACTACTTGCCCCTGGAGCAGCAGTTTATGCCCTGCCTTGAGAGGATCCTGGCTCGAGAAGCAGGGCTGGCACCCCTGGCCACGGTCAACATCCTAATGTCCCTGTGCCAGCTGCGGTGCCTACCCTTCCGGGCCCTGCACTTTGTCTTTTCCCCGGGTTTCATCAACCACATCAGTG GCACCCCTCATGCCCTGATTGTGCGGCGCTACCTCTCCCTGCTGGACACGGCTGTGGAGCTGGAGCTCCCAGGATACCGGGGGCCCCGCCTTCCCCGAAGGCAGCAagtgcccatcttcccccagcCGCTCATCACTGACCGTGCCCGCTGCAAGTACAG TCACAAGGACATAGTTGCCGAGGGGCTGCGCCAgctgctgggggaggagaaatACCGCCAGGACCTGACCGTGCCTCCAGGTTACTGCACAG ACTTCCTGCTATGTGTCAGCAGCTCTGGTGCTGTGCTTCCCGTAAGGACCCAGGACCCCTTCCTACCATACCCTCCCAGGTCCTGTCTGCAGGGCCAGGCTGCCCCGCAGCCCACTACCCGCGACCCTGCCCAAAG ggtggtgctgatgctgcgaGAACGCTGGCATTTCTGCCGGGACGGCAGAGTGCTGCTGGGTTCCCGAGCGCTGCGGGAGCGGCACCTGGGCCTGATGGGCTACCAGCTCCTGCCG CTACCCTTCGAGGAACTGGAGTCACAGAGAGGCCTGCCCCAGCTCAAGAGCTACCTGAGACAGAAGCTCCAGGCCTTGGGCCTCCACTGGGGGCCTGAAGGGGGGTGA
- the FASTK gene encoding fas-activated serine/threonine kinase isoform X3, which translates to MLRVLLSAQASAARLSGLLLLPPVQPCYLGPSKWGDRPPGGGPHAGPVQGLQRLLEQARSPGELLRWLGQNPTKVRPHHYPVALRRLGQLLGSRPQPPPVEQATLQDLSQLIIRNCPSFDIHTIHVCLHLAVLLGFPSDGPLVCALEQERRFRLPPKPPPPLQPVLRGGQRLEAALSCPRFLRYPRQHLIRSLAEARPEELTPHVMVLLAQHLARHRLREPQLLEAIAHFLVVQEAQLNSKVVQKLVLPFGRLNYLPLEQQFMPCLERILAREAGLAPLATVNILMSLCQLRCLPFRALHFVFSPGFINHISGTPHALIVRRYLSLLDTAVELELPGYRGPRLPRRQQVPIFPQPLITDRARCKYSHKDIVAEGLRQLLGEEKYRQDLTVPPGYCTAFSLPPSRLPAMCQQLWCCASRKDPGPLPTIPSQVLSAGPGCPAAHYPRPCPKGGADAARTLAFLPGRQSAAGFPSAAGAAPGPDGLPAPAATLRGTGVTERPAPAQELPETEAPGLGPPLGA; encoded by the exons ATGCTTCGAGTCCTGCTCTCTGCCCAGGCCTCCGCTGCTCGGCTGTCTGGCCTGCTGCTGCTCCCGCCAGTACAGCCCTGCTATCTGGGGCCCAGCAAGTGGGGGGAccggcctcctggaggaggcccCCATGCAGGCCCTGTGCAGGGGCTGCAGCGGCTTCTGGAACAGGCGAGGAGCCCTGGGGAGCTGCTACGCTGGCTGGGCCAGAACCCCACCAAGGTGCGCCCCCACCACTACCCGGTGGCACTCCGTCGTCTGGGCCAGCTCTTGGGGTCTCGGCCACAGCCCCCTCCTGTGGAGCAGGCCACACTGCAGGACTTGAGTCAGCTCATCATCCGAAACTGCCCCTCCTTTGACATTCACACCATCCACGTGTGTCTGCACCTTGCAGTCTTACTTG GCTTCCCGTCAGATGGCCCTCTGGTGTGTGCCCTGGAGCAGGAGCGAAGGTTCCGCCTCCCTCCGAAGCCTCCTCCCCCTCTGCAACCTGTCCTTCGTGGTGGGCAAAGGTTGGAAGCTGCTTTGAGCTGCCCTCGTTTCCTGCGTTATCCACGGCAGCACCTCATCCGCAGCCTGGCAG AGGCCAGGCCAGAAGAACTGACTCCTCACGTGATGGTGCTCCTGGCCCAGCACCTGGCCCGGCACCGGTTGCGGGAGCCCCAGCTTCTGGAAGCCATTGCGCACTTCCTGGTGGTCCAGGAAGCCCAGCTCAACAGCAAG GTGGTACAGAAGTTGGTCCTGCCCTTTGGGCGGCTGAACTACTTGCCCCTGGAGCAGCAGTTTATGCCCTGCCTTGAGAGGATCCTGGCTCGAGAAGCAGGGCTGGCACCCCTGGCCACGGTCAACATCCTAATGTCCCTGTGCCAGCTGCGGTGCCTACCCTTCCGGGCCCTGCACTTTGTCTTTTCCCCGGGTTTCATCAACCACATCAGTG GCACCCCTCATGCCCTGATTGTGCGGCGCTACCTCTCCCTGCTGGACACGGCTGTGGAGCTGGAGCTCCCAGGATACCGGGGGCCCCGCCTTCCCCGAAGGCAGCAagtgcccatcttcccccagcCGCTCATCACTGACCGTGCCCGCTGCAAGTACAG TCACAAGGACATAGTTGCCGAGGGGCTGCGCCAgctgctgggggaggagaaatACCGCCAGGACCTGACCGTGCCTCCAGGTTACTGCACAG CCTTTTCTCTTCCCCCCTCCAGACTTCCTGCTATGTGTCAGCAGCTCTGGTGCTGTGCTTCCCGTAAGGACCCAGGACCCCTTCCTACCATACCCTCCCAGGTCCTGTCTGCAGGGCCAGGCTGCCCCGCAGCCCACTACCCGCGACCCTGCCCAAAG ggtggtgctgatgctgcgaGAACGCTGGCATTTCTGCCGGGACGGCAGAGTGCTGCTGGGTTCCCGAGCGCTGCGGGAGCGGCACCTGGGCCTGATGGGCTACCAGCTCCTGCCG CTACCCTTCGAGGAACTGGAGTCACAGAGAGGCCTGCCCCAGCTCAAGAGCTACCTGAGACAGAAGCTCCAGGCCTTGGGCCTCCACTGGGGGCCTGA
- the FASTK gene encoding fas-activated serine/threonine kinase isoform X6 codes for MRRPRGEPGSRAPRPTEGATCAGPGESWSPSPNSMLRVLLSAQASAARLSGLLLLPPVQPCYLGPSKWGDRPPGGGPHAGPVQGLQRLLEQARSPGELLRWLGQNPTKVRPHHYPVALRRLGQLLGSRPQPPPVEQATLQDLSQLIIRNCPSFDIHTIHVCLHLAVLLEARPEELTPHVMVLLAQHLARHRLREPQLLEAIAHFLVVQEAQLNSKVVQKLVLPFGRLNYLPLEQQFMPCLERILAREAGLAPLATVNILMSLCQLRCLPFRALHFVFSPGFINHISGTPHALIVRRYLSLLDTAVELELPGYRGPRLPRRQQVPIFPQPLITDRARCKYSHKDIVAEGLRQLLGEEKYRQDLTVPPGYCTDFLLCVSSSGAVLPVRTQDPFLPYPPRSCLQGQAAPQPTTRDPAQRVVLMLRERWHFCRDGRVLLGSRALRERHLGLMGYQLLPLPFEELESQRGLPQLKSYLRQKLQALGLHWGPEGG; via the exons ATGAGGAGGCCGCGGGGGGAGCCCGGCTCCCGGGCCCCGAGACCGACTGAGGGAGCGACCTGCGCGGGGCCTGGGGAGTCAT GGTCTCCATCACCCAACTCCATGCTTCGAGTCCTGCTCTCTGCCCAGGCCTCCGCTGCTCGGCTGTCTGGCCTGCTGCTGCTCCCGCCAGTACAGCCCTGCTATCTGGGGCCCAGCAAGTGGGGGGAccggcctcctggaggaggcccCCATGCAGGCCCTGTGCAGGGGCTGCAGCGGCTTCTGGAACAGGCGAGGAGCCCTGGGGAGCTGCTACGCTGGCTGGGCCAGAACCCCACCAAGGTGCGCCCCCACCACTACCCGGTGGCACTCCGTCGTCTGGGCCAGCTCTTGGGGTCTCGGCCACAGCCCCCTCCTGTGGAGCAGGCCACACTGCAGGACTTGAGTCAGCTCATCATCCGAAACTGCCCCTCCTTTGACATTCACACCATCCACGTGTGTCTGCACCTTGCAGTCTTACTTG AGGCCAGGCCAGAAGAACTGACTCCTCACGTGATGGTGCTCCTGGCCCAGCACCTGGCCCGGCACCGGTTGCGGGAGCCCCAGCTTCTGGAAGCCATTGCGCACTTCCTGGTGGTCCAGGAAGCCCAGCTCAACAGCAAG GTGGTACAGAAGTTGGTCCTGCCCTTTGGGCGGCTGAACTACTTGCCCCTGGAGCAGCAGTTTATGCCCTGCCTTGAGAGGATCCTGGCTCGAGAAGCAGGGCTGGCACCCCTGGCCACGGTCAACATCCTAATGTCCCTGTGCCAGCTGCGGTGCCTACCCTTCCGGGCCCTGCACTTTGTCTTTTCCCCGGGTTTCATCAACCACATCAGTG GCACCCCTCATGCCCTGATTGTGCGGCGCTACCTCTCCCTGCTGGACACGGCTGTGGAGCTGGAGCTCCCAGGATACCGGGGGCCCCGCCTTCCCCGAAGGCAGCAagtgcccatcttcccccagcCGCTCATCACTGACCGTGCCCGCTGCAAGTACAG TCACAAGGACATAGTTGCCGAGGGGCTGCGCCAgctgctgggggaggagaaatACCGCCAGGACCTGACCGTGCCTCCAGGTTACTGCACAG ACTTCCTGCTATGTGTCAGCAGCTCTGGTGCTGTGCTTCCCGTAAGGACCCAGGACCCCTTCCTACCATACCCTCCCAGGTCCTGTCTGCAGGGCCAGGCTGCCCCGCAGCCCACTACCCGCGACCCTGCCCAAAG ggtggtgctgatgctgcgaGAACGCTGGCATTTCTGCCGGGACGGCAGAGTGCTGCTGGGTTCCCGAGCGCTGCGGGAGCGGCACCTGGGCCTGATGGGCTACCAGCTCCTGCCG CTACCCTTCGAGGAACTGGAGTCACAGAGAGGCCTGCCCCAGCTCAAGAGCTACCTGAGACAGAAGCTCCAGGCCTTGGGCCTCCACTGGGGGCCTGAAGGGGGGTGA
- the FASTK gene encoding fas-activated serine/threonine kinase isoform X9: MLRVLLSAQASAARLSGLLLLPPVQPCYLGPSKWGDRPPGGGPHAGPVQGLQRLLEQARSPGELLRWLGQNPTKVRPHHYPVALRRLGQLLGSRPQPPPVEQATLQDLSQLIIRNCPSFDIHTIHVCLHLAVLLEARPEELTPHVMVLLAQHLARHRLREPQLLEAIAHFLVVQEAQLNSKVVQKLVLPFGRLNYLPLEQQFMPCLERILAREAGLAPLATVNILMSLCQLRCLPFRALHFVFSPGFINHISGTPHALIVRRYLSLLDTAVELELPGYRGPRLPRRQQVPIFPQPLITDRARCKYSHKDIVAEGLRQLLGEEKYRQDLTVPPGYCTAFSLPPSRLPAMCQQLWCCASRKDPGPLPTIPSQVLSAGPGCPAAHYPRPCPKGGADAARTLAFLPGRQSAAGFPSAAGAAPGPDGLPAPAATLRGTGVTERPAPAQELPETEAPGLGPPLGA; encoded by the exons ATGCTTCGAGTCCTGCTCTCTGCCCAGGCCTCCGCTGCTCGGCTGTCTGGCCTGCTGCTGCTCCCGCCAGTACAGCCCTGCTATCTGGGGCCCAGCAAGTGGGGGGAccggcctcctggaggaggcccCCATGCAGGCCCTGTGCAGGGGCTGCAGCGGCTTCTGGAACAGGCGAGGAGCCCTGGGGAGCTGCTACGCTGGCTGGGCCAGAACCCCACCAAGGTGCGCCCCCACCACTACCCGGTGGCACTCCGTCGTCTGGGCCAGCTCTTGGGGTCTCGGCCACAGCCCCCTCCTGTGGAGCAGGCCACACTGCAGGACTTGAGTCAGCTCATCATCCGAAACTGCCCCTCCTTTGACATTCACACCATCCACGTGTGTCTGCACCTTGCAGTCTTACTTG AGGCCAGGCCAGAAGAACTGACTCCTCACGTGATGGTGCTCCTGGCCCAGCACCTGGCCCGGCACCGGTTGCGGGAGCCCCAGCTTCTGGAAGCCATTGCGCACTTCCTGGTGGTCCAGGAAGCCCAGCTCAACAGCAAG GTGGTACAGAAGTTGGTCCTGCCCTTTGGGCGGCTGAACTACTTGCCCCTGGAGCAGCAGTTTATGCCCTGCCTTGAGAGGATCCTGGCTCGAGAAGCAGGGCTGGCACCCCTGGCCACGGTCAACATCCTAATGTCCCTGTGCCAGCTGCGGTGCCTACCCTTCCGGGCCCTGCACTTTGTCTTTTCCCCGGGTTTCATCAACCACATCAGTG GCACCCCTCATGCCCTGATTGTGCGGCGCTACCTCTCCCTGCTGGACACGGCTGTGGAGCTGGAGCTCCCAGGATACCGGGGGCCCCGCCTTCCCCGAAGGCAGCAagtgcccatcttcccccagcCGCTCATCACTGACCGTGCCCGCTGCAAGTACAG TCACAAGGACATAGTTGCCGAGGGGCTGCGCCAgctgctgggggaggagaaatACCGCCAGGACCTGACCGTGCCTCCAGGTTACTGCACAG CCTTTTCTCTTCCCCCCTCCAGACTTCCTGCTATGTGTCAGCAGCTCTGGTGCTGTGCTTCCCGTAAGGACCCAGGACCCCTTCCTACCATACCCTCCCAGGTCCTGTCTGCAGGGCCAGGCTGCCCCGCAGCCCACTACCCGCGACCCTGCCCAAAG ggtggtgctgatgctgcgaGAACGCTGGCATTTCTGCCGGGACGGCAGAGTGCTGCTGGGTTCCCGAGCGCTGCGGGAGCGGCACCTGGGCCTGATGGGCTACCAGCTCCTGCCG CTACCCTTCGAGGAACTGGAGTCACAGAGAGGCCTGCCCCAGCTCAAGAGCTACCTGAGACAGAAGCTCCAGGCCTTGGGCCTCCACTGGGGGCCTGA
- the FASTK gene encoding fas-activated serine/threonine kinase isoform X8, whose protein sequence is MVSITQLHASSPALCPGLRCSAVWPAAAPASTALLSGAQQVGGPASWRRPPCRPCAGAAAASGTGEEPWGAATLAGPEPHQGFPSDGPLVCALEQERRFRLPPKPPPPLQPVLRGGQRLEAALSCPRFLRYPRQHLIRSLAEARPEELTPHVMVLLAQHLARHRLREPQLLEAIAHFLVVQEAQLNSKVVQKLVLPFGRLNYLPLEQQFMPCLERILAREAGLAPLATVNILMSLCQLRCLPFRALHFVFSPGFINHISGTPHALIVRRYLSLLDTAVELELPGYRGPRLPRRQQVPIFPQPLITDRARCKYSHKDIVAEGLRQLLGEEKYRQDLTVPPGYCTDFLLCVSSSGAVLPVRTQDPFLPYPPRSCLQGQAAPQPTTRDPAQRVVLMLRERWHFCRDGRVLLGSRALRERHLGLMGYQLLPLPFEELESQRGLPQLKSYLRQKLQALGLHWGPEGG, encoded by the exons AT GGTCTCCATCACCCAACTCCATGCTTCGAGTCCTGCTCTCTGCCCAGGCCTCCGCTGCTCGGCTGTCTGGCCTGCTGCTGCTCCCGCCAGTACAGCCCTGCTATCTGGGGCCCAGCAAGTGGGGGGAccggcctcctggaggaggcccCCATGCAGGCCCTGTGCAGGGGCTGCAGCGGCTTCTGGAACAGGCGAGGAGCCCTGGGGAGCTGCTACGCTGGCTGGGCCAGAACCCCACCAAG GCTTCCCGTCAGATGGCCCTCTGGTGTGTGCCCTGGAGCAGGAGCGAAGGTTCCGCCTCCCTCCGAAGCCTCCTCCCCCTCTGCAACCTGTCCTTCGTGGTGGGCAAAGGTTGGAAGCTGCTTTGAGCTGCCCTCGTTTCCTGCGTTATCCACGGCAGCACCTCATCCGCAGCCTGGCAG AGGCCAGGCCAGAAGAACTGACTCCTCACGTGATGGTGCTCCTGGCCCAGCACCTGGCCCGGCACCGGTTGCGGGAGCCCCAGCTTCTGGAAGCCATTGCGCACTTCCTGGTGGTCCAGGAAGCCCAGCTCAACAGCAAG GTGGTACAGAAGTTGGTCCTGCCCTTTGGGCGGCTGAACTACTTGCCCCTGGAGCAGCAGTTTATGCCCTGCCTTGAGAGGATCCTGGCTCGAGAAGCAGGGCTGGCACCCCTGGCCACGGTCAACATCCTAATGTCCCTGTGCCAGCTGCGGTGCCTACCCTTCCGGGCCCTGCACTTTGTCTTTTCCCCGGGTTTCATCAACCACATCAGTG GCACCCCTCATGCCCTGATTGTGCGGCGCTACCTCTCCCTGCTGGACACGGCTGTGGAGCTGGAGCTCCCAGGATACCGGGGGCCCCGCCTTCCCCGAAGGCAGCAagtgcccatcttcccccagcCGCTCATCACTGACCGTGCCCGCTGCAAGTACAG TCACAAGGACATAGTTGCCGAGGGGCTGCGCCAgctgctgggggaggagaaatACCGCCAGGACCTGACCGTGCCTCCAGGTTACTGCACAG ACTTCCTGCTATGTGTCAGCAGCTCTGGTGCTGTGCTTCCCGTAAGGACCCAGGACCCCTTCCTACCATACCCTCCCAGGTCCTGTCTGCAGGGCCAGGCTGCCCCGCAGCCCACTACCCGCGACCCTGCCCAAAG ggtggtgctgatgctgcgaGAACGCTGGCATTTCTGCCGGGACGGCAGAGTGCTGCTGGGTTCCCGAGCGCTGCGGGAGCGGCACCTGGGCCTGATGGGCTACCAGCTCCTGCCG CTACCCTTCGAGGAACTGGAGTCACAGAGAGGCCTGCCCCAGCTCAAGAGCTACCTGAGACAGAAGCTCCAGGCCTTGGGCCTCCACTGGGGGCCTGAAGGGGGGTGA
- the FASTK gene encoding fas-activated serine/threonine kinase isoform X10: MLRVLLSAQASAARLSGLLLLPPVQPCYLGPSKWGDRPPGGGPHAGPVQGLQRLLEQARSPGELLRWLGQNPTKVRPHHYPVALRRLGQLLGSRPQPPPVEQATLQDLSQLIIRNCPSFDIHTIHVCLHLAVLLEARPEELTPHVMVLLAQHLARHRLREPQLLEAIAHFLVVQEAQLNSKVVQKLVLPFGRLNYLPLEQQFMPCLERILAREAGLAPLATVNILMSLCQLRCLPFRALHFVFSPGFINHISGTPHALIVRRYLSLLDTAVELELPGYRGPRLPRRQQVPIFPQPLITDRARCKYSHKDIVAEGLRQLLGEEKYRQDLTVPPGYCTDFLLCVSSSGAVLPVRTQDPFLPYPPRSCLQGQAAPQPTTRDPAQRVVLMLRERWHFCRDGRVLLGSRALRERHLGLMGYQLLPLPFEELESQRGLPQLKSYLRQKLQALGLHWGPEGG; this comes from the exons ATGCTTCGAGTCCTGCTCTCTGCCCAGGCCTCCGCTGCTCGGCTGTCTGGCCTGCTGCTGCTCCCGCCAGTACAGCCCTGCTATCTGGGGCCCAGCAAGTGGGGGGAccggcctcctggaggaggcccCCATGCAGGCCCTGTGCAGGGGCTGCAGCGGCTTCTGGAACAGGCGAGGAGCCCTGGGGAGCTGCTACGCTGGCTGGGCCAGAACCCCACCAAGGTGCGCCCCCACCACTACCCGGTGGCACTCCGTCGTCTGGGCCAGCTCTTGGGGTCTCGGCCACAGCCCCCTCCTGTGGAGCAGGCCACACTGCAGGACTTGAGTCAGCTCATCATCCGAAACTGCCCCTCCTTTGACATTCACACCATCCACGTGTGTCTGCACCTTGCAGTCTTACTTG AGGCCAGGCCAGAAGAACTGACTCCTCACGTGATGGTGCTCCTGGCCCAGCACCTGGCCCGGCACCGGTTGCGGGAGCCCCAGCTTCTGGAAGCCATTGCGCACTTCCTGGTGGTCCAGGAAGCCCAGCTCAACAGCAAG GTGGTACAGAAGTTGGTCCTGCCCTTTGGGCGGCTGAACTACTTGCCCCTGGAGCAGCAGTTTATGCCCTGCCTTGAGAGGATCCTGGCTCGAGAAGCAGGGCTGGCACCCCTGGCCACGGTCAACATCCTAATGTCCCTGTGCCAGCTGCGGTGCCTACCCTTCCGGGCCCTGCACTTTGTCTTTTCCCCGGGTTTCATCAACCACATCAGTG GCACCCCTCATGCCCTGATTGTGCGGCGCTACCTCTCCCTGCTGGACACGGCTGTGGAGCTGGAGCTCCCAGGATACCGGGGGCCCCGCCTTCCCCGAAGGCAGCAagtgcccatcttcccccagcCGCTCATCACTGACCGTGCCCGCTGCAAGTACAG TCACAAGGACATAGTTGCCGAGGGGCTGCGCCAgctgctgggggaggagaaatACCGCCAGGACCTGACCGTGCCTCCAGGTTACTGCACAG ACTTCCTGCTATGTGTCAGCAGCTCTGGTGCTGTGCTTCCCGTAAGGACCCAGGACCCCTTCCTACCATACCCTCCCAGGTCCTGTCTGCAGGGCCAGGCTGCCCCGCAGCCCACTACCCGCGACCCTGCCCAAAG ggtggtgctgatgctgcgaGAACGCTGGCATTTCTGCCGGGACGGCAGAGTGCTGCTGGGTTCCCGAGCGCTGCGGGAGCGGCACCTGGGCCTGATGGGCTACCAGCTCCTGCCG CTACCCTTCGAGGAACTGGAGTCACAGAGAGGCCTGCCCCAGCTCAAGAGCTACCTGAGACAGAAGCTCCAGGCCTTGGGCCTCCACTGGGGGCCTGAAGGGGGGTGA
- the FASTK gene encoding fas-activated serine/threonine kinase isoform X2, with translation MRRPRGEPGSRAPRPTEGATCAGPGESWSPSPNSMLRVLLSAQASAARLSGLLLLPPVQPCYLGPSKWGDRPPGGGPHAGPVQGLQRLLEQARSPGELLRWLGQNPTKVRPHHYPVALRRLGQLLGSRPQPPPVEQATLQDLSQLIIRNCPSFDIHTIHVCLHLAVLLGFPSDGPLVCALEQERRFRLPPKPPPPLQPVLRGGQRLEAALSCPRFLRYPRQHLIRSLAEARPEELTPHVMVLLAQHLARHRLREPQLLEAIAHFLVVQEAQLNSKVVQKLVLPFGRLNYLPLEQQFMPCLERILAREAGLAPLATVNILMSLCQLRCLPFRALHFVFSPGFINHISGTPHALIVRRYLSLLDTAVELELPGYRGPRLPRRQQVPIFPQPLITDRARCKYSHKDIVAEGLRQLLGEEKYRQDLTVPPGYCTDFLLCVSSSGAVLPVRTQDPFLPYPPRSCLQGQAAPQPTTRDPAQRVVLMLRERWHFCRDGRVLLGSRALRERHLGLMGYQLLPLPFEELESQRGLPQLKSYLRQKLQALGLHWGPEGG, from the exons ATGAGGAGGCCGCGGGGGGAGCCCGGCTCCCGGGCCCCGAGACCGACTGAGGGAGCGACCTGCGCGGGGCCTGGGGAGTCAT GGTCTCCATCACCCAACTCCATGCTTCGAGTCCTGCTCTCTGCCCAGGCCTCCGCTGCTCGGCTGTCTGGCCTGCTGCTGCTCCCGCCAGTACAGCCCTGCTATCTGGGGCCCAGCAAGTGGGGGGAccggcctcctggaggaggcccCCATGCAGGCCCTGTGCAGGGGCTGCAGCGGCTTCTGGAACAGGCGAGGAGCCCTGGGGAGCTGCTACGCTGGCTGGGCCAGAACCCCACCAAGGTGCGCCCCCACCACTACCCGGTGGCACTCCGTCGTCTGGGCCAGCTCTTGGGGTCTCGGCCACAGCCCCCTCCTGTGGAGCAGGCCACACTGCAGGACTTGAGTCAGCTCATCATCCGAAACTGCCCCTCCTTTGACATTCACACCATCCACGTGTGTCTGCACCTTGCAGTCTTACTTG GCTTCCCGTCAGATGGCCCTCTGGTGTGTGCCCTGGAGCAGGAGCGAAGGTTCCGCCTCCCTCCGAAGCCTCCTCCCCCTCTGCAACCTGTCCTTCGTGGTGGGCAAAGGTTGGAAGCTGCTTTGAGCTGCCCTCGTTTCCTGCGTTATCCACGGCAGCACCTCATCCGCAGCCTGGCAG AGGCCAGGCCAGAAGAACTGACTCCTCACGTGATGGTGCTCCTGGCCCAGCACCTGGCCCGGCACCGGTTGCGGGAGCCCCAGCTTCTGGAAGCCATTGCGCACTTCCTGGTGGTCCAGGAAGCCCAGCTCAACAGCAAG GTGGTACAGAAGTTGGTCCTGCCCTTTGGGCGGCTGAACTACTTGCCCCTGGAGCAGCAGTTTATGCCCTGCCTTGAGAGGATCCTGGCTCGAGAAGCAGGGCTGGCACCCCTGGCCACGGTCAACATCCTAATGTCCCTGTGCCAGCTGCGGTGCCTACCCTTCCGGGCCCTGCACTTTGTCTTTTCCCCGGGTTTCATCAACCACATCAGTG GCACCCCTCATGCCCTGATTGTGCGGCGCTACCTCTCCCTGCTGGACACGGCTGTGGAGCTGGAGCTCCCAGGATACCGGGGGCCCCGCCTTCCCCGAAGGCAGCAagtgcccatcttcccccagcCGCTCATCACTGACCGTGCCCGCTGCAAGTACAG TCACAAGGACATAGTTGCCGAGGGGCTGCGCCAgctgctgggggaggagaaatACCGCCAGGACCTGACCGTGCCTCCAGGTTACTGCACAG ACTTCCTGCTATGTGTCAGCAGCTCTGGTGCTGTGCTTCCCGTAAGGACCCAGGACCCCTTCCTACCATACCCTCCCAGGTCCTGTCTGCAGGGCCAGGCTGCCCCGCAGCCCACTACCCGCGACCCTGCCCAAAG ggtggtgctgatgctgcgaGAACGCTGGCATTTCTGCCGGGACGGCAGAGTGCTGCTGGGTTCCCGAGCGCTGCGGGAGCGGCACCTGGGCCTGATGGGCTACCAGCTCCTGCCG CTACCCTTCGAGGAACTGGAGTCACAGAGAGGCCTGCCCCAGCTCAAGAGCTACCTGAGACAGAAGCTCCAGGCCTTGGGCCTCCACTGGGGGCCTGAAGGGGGGTGA